From Brassica oleracea var. oleracea cultivar TO1000 chromosome C3, BOL, whole genome shotgun sequence, a single genomic window includes:
- the LOC106332705 gene encoding COX assembly mitochondrial protein 2 homolog has protein sequence MHPPLTPHRHPLCLEIIEEFQKCHLEHPIGKFFGECTELKVKLDRCFRQEKAVKRKVNFERSKKLQERLKTIRKEETAET, from the exons ATGCATCCTCCACTTACCCCACATAGACATCCTCTGTGTCTTGAG ATAATTGAGGAGTTCCAAAAGTGTCATTTAGAGCATCCCATTGGTAAATTCTTTGGGGAGTGTACAGAGCTGAAAGTAAAGCTTGATCGGTGTTTCCGCCAAGAG AAAGCTGTGAAGCGGAAGGTAAATTTCGAACGAAGCAAGAAGCTTCAAGAAAGGCTCAAAACTATAAGGAAAGAAGAAACTGCGGAGACTTGA
- the LOC106335810 gene encoding ADP-ribosylation factor GTPase-activating protein AGD12, with the protein MSHSAASSGKRRIRDLLTQSDNRVCADCGAPDPKWASANIGVFICLKCCGVHRSLGTHVSKVLSVTLDEWSDEEVDSMIEIGGNASANSIYEAFIPDGSSKPGPDASHDHRMRFIRSKYEFQEFLKPSLRITSGKTSSTKSSSYRSSSLSSNIIDSFRTTSSSQKPQLEGMVEFIGLLKVTLKKGTNLAIRDMMTSDPYVVLTLGQQTAQSTVMKSNLNPVWNEELMLSVPHDYGSMKLQVFDYDTFSADDIMGEAEIDIQPLITSAMAFGDPEMFGDMQIGKWLKSNDNALIEDSIINIADGKVKQEVQIKLQNVESGELELELEWLPLDQ; encoded by the exons ATGAGTCATTCTGCAGCAAGCTCAG GTAAAAGGAGAATAAGAGATCTCTTAACTCAATCTGATAACCGAGTCTGCGCTGATTGTGGCGCTCCAGATCCTAAGTGGGC GTCAGCCAATATCGGAGTGTTCATATGCTTAAAATGTTGCGGTGTGCACAGAAGCCTTGGCACTCATGTTTCAAAG GTCTTATCTGTAACATTAGATGAATGGTCGGATGAGGAAGTTGATTCAATGATCGAAATTGGAGGAAACGCCTCTGCTAATTCGATCTACGAGGCGTTTATACCTGATGGTTCCTCTAAGCCTGGACCTGATGCTAGTCATGACCACCGTATGAGGTTTATCAG GTCAAAATATGAGTTCCAAGAGTTTCTGAAACCAAGCTTGCGTATCACATCTGGGAAGACCTCTAGTACAAAGAGCTCATCATATCGTTCATCAAGTCTTTCTTCAAATATCATCGATAGCTTTCGCACAACTTCATCATCCCAAAAGCCG CAACTTGAAGGCATGGTTGAGTTTATTGGATTGTTGAAGGTGACTCTTAAAAAGGGTACCAACTTAGCTATCCGAGACATGATGACAAGTGATCCCTATGTTGTGTTGACTCTAGGACAACAG ACTGCACAATCAACTGTAATGAAAAGCAACTTAAACCCGGTTTGGAATGAGGAACTCATGCTCTCTGTTCCTCATGACTATGGCTCAATGAAGCTG CAAGTGTTTGATTATGATACATTTTCTGCTGATGACATAATGGGAGAAGCTGAGATTGATATCCAACCTCTGATCACATCTGCAATGGCTTTTGGAGACCCTGAGATGTTTGGAGATATGCAGATTGGGAAATGGCTGAAATCGAACGACAATGCCCTTATAGAGGATAGCATCATCAACATTGCAGATGGGAAAGTGAAACAAGAGGTTCAGATCAAGCTTCAGAACGTTGAATCTGGTGAGTTAGAACTAGAACTTGAGTGGCTGCCTCTTGACCAATGA